In Candidatus Omnitrophota bacterium, a single genomic region encodes these proteins:
- the pnp gene encoding polyribonucleotide nucleotidyltransferase, which yields MKIIFGKNELILESGRFARQANGAVTIQYGGTVVLVTACMSAEPREGLDFFPLTVEYQEKTYAAGRIPGGFFKREGRPSESEILVARLIDRPIRPLFPKGLFNDVQVMAIVLSSDGENDPDVFALTAASAALSISDIPFNGPLAACRVGYINEEFILNPTYSELEQSSLDVVIAANSKGIVMLEAKSKEVSEDIFQNAVKFGFESMQPIIAMQQDFAKQLGKKKIDIELRKVPAELKSKVKEMAESKLCEVYKLAGKEQREDAVRLIAKDLEAQLVSEDYLALDIKMALYDLEKETVRNKILRDKVRIDGRKFAEIRPITCEVGVLPRTHGSSVFTRGQTQSLAVTTLGTGEDEQMIEALEGEKFKSFMLHYSFPPFSVGETGPVRGPGRREIGHGALAERALSAVIPSKDKFPYTIRVVSEILESNGSSSMATVCAATLSLMDAGVPIKDPVSGIALGLIKDGAQAAVLTDIAGLEDHFGDMDFKVAGTGKGITAVQLDLKIDGIDLELLSKCLSQAKDARMVILDKITQAIAGPRSEISSYAPRIDVLKVKTEKIGELIGPQGKTIKKIIAQTGAAIDIQDDGTVLVSSTESAKSKMAIDMIKAITDDVEVGRIYEGKVKRIMPFGAFCEIAPNKEGLVHISELSDSFVKDVESVVKIGDEIKVKVIGIDELGRINLSKKQAEEK from the coding sequence ATGAAAATCATTTTTGGAAAAAATGAATTGATTCTAGAAAGCGGCCGGTTTGCCAGGCAGGCTAACGGTGCAGTTACGATTCAGTACGGCGGCACTGTAGTTTTGGTTACGGCTTGCATGTCTGCAGAGCCAAGAGAGGGTCTGGATTTTTTCCCTTTGACCGTTGAATATCAGGAAAAAACTTATGCTGCAGGCAGGATACCAGGAGGATTTTTTAAGAGAGAGGGCAGGCCTTCAGAGAGCGAGATCCTGGTTGCCAGATTAATAGATAGGCCAATACGCCCGCTTTTCCCTAAAGGGCTTTTTAATGATGTGCAGGTGATGGCCATAGTCTTATCCAGCGATGGCGAAAACGATCCCGATGTTTTTGCCCTGACTGCCGCATCGGCGGCATTGTCGATATCAGACATACCATTTAACGGCCCGCTTGCAGCCTGCCGCGTCGGGTATATTAATGAGGAATTTATCCTGAACCCTACTTATTCTGAGCTGGAACAATCCAGCCTGGATGTTGTTATCGCGGCAAATTCCAAGGGTATTGTTATGCTTGAGGCAAAATCAAAGGAGGTCTCTGAAGATATATTCCAGAATGCAGTTAAGTTTGGTTTTGAAAGCATGCAGCCTATAATTGCCATGCAGCAGGATTTTGCCAAACAGCTCGGCAAGAAAAAAATAGATATTGAATTGAGAAAGGTGCCTGCTGAACTTAAAAGTAAAGTCAAGGAAATGGCTGAAAGCAAGCTTTGCGAAGTTTATAAGCTTGCCGGGAAAGAGCAGAGAGAAGATGCTGTCAGGCTGATAGCCAAAGACCTGGAGGCACAACTTGTTTCAGAGGATTACCTTGCGCTGGATATTAAGATGGCTTTATATGACCTCGAGAAAGAAACAGTAAGAAACAAGATCTTAAGAGATAAAGTGCGTATTGACGGCAGAAAGTTTGCTGAAATAAGGCCGATTACCTGCGAAGTGGGCGTTTTACCGCGCACTCACGGTTCCAGCGTTTTTACCAGGGGCCAAACCCAGAGTTTGGCAGTCACTACTCTTGGTACAGGCGAAGACGAGCAGATGATTGAGGCGCTTGAAGGAGAAAAATTTAAATCGTTTATGCTCCACTATAGTTTTCCTCCTTTTAGCGTAGGAGAAACAGGCCCTGTACGCGGCCCCGGCAGAAGAGAGATCGGCCACGGAGCTTTAGCTGAGAGGGCCCTTTCAGCAGTTATTCCGTCTAAAGACAAGTTTCCATATACTATAAGGGTTGTTTCCGAGATACTTGAATCCAACGGTTCTTCAAGCATGGCTACTGTGTGCGCTGCTACATTATCGCTTATGGATGCCGGCGTACCGATAAAAGACCCCGTTTCCGGTATAGCATTGGGTTTAATAAAGGATGGGGCACAAGCTGCAGTATTGACCGATATAGCAGGGCTGGAAGACCATTTTGGAGATATGGATTTTAAGGTGGCAGGTACCGGAAAAGGAATCACAGCGGTACAACTGGATTTAAAAATTGATGGAATTGATTTAGAATTATTAAGTAAGTGTTTATCCCAAGCCAAAGATGCCAGGATGGTTATTTTAGATAAGATAACACAAGCTATTGCCGGACCGAGGTCAGAGATTTCTTCATATGCTCCGCGCATTGATGTGTTAAAGGTCAAGACAGAAAAAATCGGTGAGCTTATCGGTCCTCAGGGCAAGACCATAAAGAAGATTATCGCCCAAACAGGAGCCGCGATAGACATACAGGATGACGGCACAGTTTTAGTGTCTTCTACTGAATCTGCCAAATCTAAGATGGCCATTGACATGATCAAGGCGATCACTGACGATGTGGAAGTGGGCAGGATCTATGAGGGGAAAGTAAAGCGCATTATGCCTTTTGGCGCCTTTTGTGAGATAGCGCCGAATAAGGAAGGGTTGGTACATATATCAGAGTTATCAGATAGTTTTGTCAAAGATGTTGAGAGTGTTGTTAAAATCGGCGATGAAATAAAAGTCAAAGTAATAGGTATAGATGAATTAGGCAGGATCAACCTGAGTAAAAAGCAGGCAGAAGAGAAATAG
- a CDS encoding DNA translocase FtsK yields the protein MRERRLNEIKAVILIALGLIILASLVSFTPYDLSFYTSHPNVPAKNLIRGFGAYLAGVLLFLFGWASYAIPAITLLLGVKLFRQDIPDLRMPKILGMIVLLLSISSLIGLFVAKNVVYAFSRGGFIGYGISSFVGTYLGKLGASIAFTTLIILSLVLVTDILPSSIISTLSKGFTSLFSSFYSRFNAAKKDKSIKIKPAANIRDNVGLTSNLKVRPQPSLLQETKKDSIQQKTEEAFVKPNIKIKTPVKSQGQSEIKPKPQELKIGDYHLPELDLLESPPPFEARQIKEDLANNAQVLEETLDDFGITVKVTDIERGPVITRYELEPAPGVKLNRIVALGDDIALAMKAQSVRIIAPIPGKARVGVEVPNSKSSLVYLKEVLSSSEFVNAKSKLTLALGKDITGQSVFAELDDMPHLLIAGTTGSGKTVCVNSLILSLLFKSSPVELKFLMIDPKMVELAPFNGIPHLLCPVVTESKKAHLALDWVVNEMEERYKLLAKVGARNIEAYNQKEERIPYIVVIIDEFADLMSVSRDKVENAVTRLAQLSRAVGIHLILATQRPSVDVITGVIKANLPARISFKVASKVDSRTVLDMNGADKLLGKGDMLFLRPGESKLIRVQGTLVNDKEIEKVVDFIKEQGQPVYDDEILREKQRTGMVNGDKDELYDEAVRIIMESNQASVSILQRRLRLGYTRAARIIDIMEQDGLVGPYEGSKPRKILVDRNSWLEKYLTVQENDQQ from the coding sequence ATGAGAGAGCGCAGGCTAAATGAGATCAAGGCAGTAATACTGATCGCGCTTGGTTTAATTATCCTCGCGAGCCTGGTTTCTTTTACCCCGTATGACCTTAGTTTTTATACTTCTCACCCTAATGTTCCAGCCAAGAACCTAATAAGAGGATTCGGAGCTTATCTTGCAGGGGTATTATTGTTTTTATTCGGATGGGCAAGCTATGCCATTCCGGCAATAACTTTATTGCTCGGGGTAAAGCTCTTCCGTCAGGATATCCCTGATCTTAGGATGCCGAAGATACTGGGTATGATTGTGTTATTGCTATCCATCAGTTCTCTGATTGGGCTATTTGTCGCTAAGAACGTTGTTTATGCGTTTTCAAGAGGAGGATTTATTGGATACGGCATCTCAAGTTTTGTCGGTACATACCTGGGTAAACTTGGGGCTTCAATTGCTTTTACAACGCTTATCATTCTGTCGCTGGTGTTGGTGACGGATATACTGCCTTCGTCAATAATTTCCACGTTATCAAAAGGTTTTACTTCCCTTTTTTCTTCGTTCTATTCCAGATTTAATGCTGCAAAAAAAGACAAGTCAATCAAGATTAAGCCTGCGGCAAATATCAGAGATAATGTCGGTCTGACCAGTAACCTCAAGGTAAGGCCCCAGCCCAGCCTTTTACAGGAGACAAAGAAGGACTCTATCCAGCAAAAGACAGAAGAAGCATTCGTAAAGCCTAATATTAAAATAAAAACCCCGGTTAAATCCCAGGGGCAATCTGAAATAAAACCTAAGCCCCAGGAGTTAAAGATAGGTGATTACCATCTTCCGGAACTAGATCTGCTTGAGTCTCCTCCGCCGTTTGAGGCAAGGCAGATCAAAGAAGATTTGGCGAATAATGCGCAAGTCCTGGAGGAAACACTGGATGATTTTGGTATTACGGTTAAAGTCACGGATATTGAGCGCGGCCCAGTTATTACCAGATATGAGCTTGAACCTGCCCCGGGCGTAAAACTGAACCGTATTGTTGCATTAGGGGATGATATAGCTTTAGCTATGAAAGCCCAGTCAGTAAGGATAATAGCTCCTATCCCCGGTAAGGCAAGGGTGGGCGTAGAGGTGCCTAACAGCAAGAGCAGCCTGGTTTATTTAAAAGAGGTGCTTTCTTCTTCTGAATTTGTTAATGCCAAGTCAAAACTGACATTAGCATTGGGTAAGGATATAACCGGTCAATCAGTCTTTGCGGAACTTGATGATATGCCGCATTTATTAATCGCCGGTACTACCGGTTCCGGAAAAACCGTTTGTGTCAACTCGCTTATACTCTCATTGCTTTTTAAATCCTCACCGGTGGAATTAAAATTCCTTATGATAGATCCCAAAATGGTAGAACTTGCTCCCTTTAATGGTATCCCGCATTTGTTGTGTCCGGTTGTCACGGAATCAAAGAAAGCGCATTTGGCGCTTGATTGGGTTGTAAATGAAATGGAAGAGCGGTATAAGCTTTTAGCTAAAGTCGGAGCCAGGAATATCGAGGCCTATAATCAAAAAGAAGAAAGGATCCCTTATATAGTAGTAATAATCGACGAGTTTGCTGATTTAATGTCTGTTTCAAGGGATAAAGTAGAGAATGCAGTAACAAGGCTAGCCCAGCTTTCGCGCGCCGTGGGCATACATTTGATCCTGGCGACGCAGAGGCCCTCAGTAGATGTGATTACCGGGGTGATTAAAGCCAACTTACCGGCGAGAATATCTTTTAAAGTGGCGTCAAAAGTTGACTCACGCACAGTCCTGGATATGAACGGCGCAGACAAACTCCTGGGCAAGGGTGACATGCTTTTCTTAAGGCCCGGAGAGTCAAAATTGATACGTGTCCAGGGTACCCTGGTAAATGACAAGGAGATTGAAAAAGTCGTAGATTTTATTAAAGAGCAGGGCCAGCCGGTATATGATGATGAAATATTAAGAGAAAAACAGAGGACAGGCATGGTTAACGGCGATAAAGACGAGCTTTATGATGAAGCGGTAAGGATAATCATGGAGAGTAATCAGGCTTCTGTTTCGATACTTCAGAGAAGATTGCGTTTAGGCTATACGCGGGCAGCAAGGATAATCGACATAATGGAGCAAGATGGGCTCGTAGGCCCTTATGAAGGAAGCAAGCCCAGGAAGATCCTCGTTGACAGGAATTCCTGGCTGGAAAAATATTTAACCGTTCAGGAGAATGACCAGCAATGA